The following proteins are co-located in the Neodiprion virginianus isolate iyNeoVirg1 chromosome 6, iyNeoVirg1.1, whole genome shotgun sequence genome:
- the LOC124307127 gene encoding regulator of G-protein signaling loco isoform X2 — protein MNMHHNRRKKKRVNYGVRVVELLRGSKGFGFTISGQQPCILSCIVQGSSADNAGLRSGDYLVAVNGHSVSKIPHDEVVRLIGNSKGFLRLQIAENYYSDSSDEEGLATVRSKPKYSHKLRTNTVTPAPVQCAIAKVVRDLHSGAMFDALNCSSQNKIQCSHASLHHRWNMASPLPPPPPPLSSRRDTEKIVHRTIVGYLGTIDIPNQLPPSSMMQVLKKCVKRLKAEKRNPTTVLLTIHVANIKLTNSDNKVIAEYPSFRIVFCNSFSELDKQYFGILTKSVKDNDNIVSNSCHVFTIYYKLIDHAVHSNTCNIFGFTCTKTSELNVCQEFPDSCNSLIGAIQTLYISDTDSESNPYNDEARHRQAASPQPSNVSTSTAHSSNSDSGIGFKDDYGNQSDRNMTADFHDRRQYLPNLHLRDSAIVSNQNNGIRPRLKPANESSGSKLTVRAVPDVRWIDDVKGSQFKDADFSYDANGKRGGINFSKIPNVGEGCGMSMASGPCGDEDRDRRGSNTCLEPSAPPIPSLGLPSTMAASSEVTREDNNIGINDALEWRENVDCSLSNEKLMLGNFTDEDLTKLSPKVYSISKSLVHSLEDLKPTMECTSLLHSHSNKSEKPRWGSLQEIRNVGNCNSNACLHRSIESFEKSSNCHGIHSWSTSFEKLLEDPAGLQTFAEFLKKEFSHENIYFWAACERYKDTEGASSRRRLAWQIYQRHLSTSASEPVNVDSHAAGQITQDLLDEAPAALFLQAQKQVFNLMKFDSYPRFLRSELYRTCMEAGSSVVRTQDCDLSLTGSPHIKLKKSHSDAEDRSRKSILPWNRKNRNETIYKSFTTIKKEVEGNNNDDNVSISSSRSSLASWDIAFRLSFNKNSVSSEGHSNNKRESPHKCTGLCRVILPDGSTTVVPTSLPESVKDVVTRLLDKRALCYSNYDVLILNTVERINLKDSSSILAGEEVQVVPTKVLKLDLPSRRMITVVARKGRTLREVLRPLLNKYGFKLETVTVWADNLIVDMDVAAINAPARLTLTSTNQEFHQDIPSLTYTDDISHSQPKLDEITNKVFKELLVSKSTNKYQYDEGSCKSEDQRSESSSILSNKFFLRDSTIHGKKKSKSKSSNTSEKNTLTDAAADVCSRPHPPLIAKWRNGVKLQLPGRYDGEDLYEGLKRAQRSRLEDQRGTEINFELPDFLKNKENGKHPGKKLRRVRGTSGHVESNTRFYDSGEDMKAATGINNFETCNFNGNDGNSKSAFHYNLAHDEGSESANHGFESMSPLEVTMVEVDQTLTENNLQPQFDIQDSSSFKPQFVAASPTKLLTPPPLPPKPKILSSGIKTVHMVARPLQKIIHDNSTTVKSCENKNIF, from the exons atgaatatgCACCATAAcaggaggaagaaaaagcgGGTGAACTACGGCGTCAGAGTTGTCGAATTACTTCGCGGCAGCAAGGGTTTTGGCTTCACGATATCTGGTCAGCAGCCCTGCATACTGAGTTGCATCGTCCAGGGAAGTTCGGCGGACAATGCTGGTCTCAGATCTGGAGATTATCTTGTGGCTGTAAATGGTCACAGCGTGAGCAAAATTCCTCACGACGAGGTTGTTCGATTGATAGGAAACTCCAAGGGATTTTTGAGATTACAAATTGCTGAAAATTACTACTCCGACTCGTCCGATGAGGAGGGACTGGCGACGGTCCGATCCAAACCAAAATACTCGCACAAGCTAAGAACAAACACCGTCACCCCTGCTCCGGTACAATGTGCGATAGCCAAAGTTGTTCGAGACTTGCACAGTGGGGCCATGTTTGACGCACTTAATTGCTCGTCTCAAAACAAAATACAGTGCAGCCACGCATCCCTTCATCATCGATGGAATATGGCTAGCCCTCTACCACCGCCACCTCCGCCTTTATCTTCAAGACGAGACACCGAAAAGATTGTACATCGCACCATTGTTGGTTATCTAGGCACCATCGATATACCCAATCAATTACCTCCATCCTCAATGATGCAG GTCCTAAAGAAGTGTGTGAAAAGACTGAAAGCAGAAAAGAGAAATCCCACAACGGTACTTCTAACAATCCATGTCGCTAAcataaaattgacaaattcCGATAATAAAGTGATAGCGGAATATCCATCCTTTCGAATAGTATTTTGCAACTCGTTTTCTGAACTggataaacaatattttggtaTTCTAACAAAGTCGGTAAAAGACAATGACAACATAGTGTCAAATTCGTGCCATGTGTTCACCATATACTATAAGCTGATAGACCATGCCGTACATTCCAATACTTGTAACATATTTGGATTCACATGCACAAAAACGTCGGAGTTAAATGTCTGCCAAGAATTTCCCGACAGTTGCAACAGTCTAATTGGTGCTATACAAACACTCTACATATCAGACACCGACAGCGAATCTAATCCTTACAATGACGAGGCGAGGCATCGTCAAGCAGCTTCTCCTCAACCAAGTAACGTCAGTACTTCCACGGCTCATTCTAGCAACAGCGACTCCGGGATAGGTTTCAAGGATGACTATGGAAATCAATCGGATCGAAATATGACGGCTGATTTTCACGATCGAAGACAGTATTTGCCAAATTTGCATCTCAGAGATTCCGCGATCGTTTCAAATCAAAACAACGGCATCCGACCCAGGCTAAAGCCAGCCAATGAGTCCTCAGGGTCTAAATTAACAGTCAGAGCAGTACCAGATGTTAGATGGATCGATGATGTTAAAGGTAGCCAATTCAAGGATGCTGATTTCTCGTATGACGCCAACGGAAAACGCGGTGgaataaattttagtaaaattcCCAACGTCGGAGAAGGATGCGGTATGTCGATGGCATCTGGTCCGTGTGGGGATGAAGACCGGGATAGGAGGGGGAGCAACACCTGTTTGGAACCATCTGCTCCGCCTATACCCAGCTTGGGGTTGCCTAGTACGATGGCTGCCTCATCCGAGGTAACTCGGGAGGACAATAATATTGGAATAAACGACGCGCTCGAATGGCGGGAGAACGTGGACTGCAGTTTGAGCAACGAAAAACTAATGCTCGGAAATTTTACCGACGAAGACCTCACCAAGCTGAGTCCGAAGGTTTACAGTATTTCGAAATCTCTGGTGCACAGTTTGGAGGATTTGAAACCGACAATGGAATGCACTTCCCTTCTCCATTCCCATTCCAACAAGAGCGAAAAACCGCGTTGGGGAAGCTTGCAAGAGATACGAAACGTCGGGAATTGTAATTCCAATGCATGCTTG CATAGGAGCATAGAGTCTTTTGAAAAGTCTAGTAATTGCCACGGCATACATTCGTGGTCcacaagttttgaaaaacttctGGAAGATCCGGCAGGTCTACAAACTTTTGCT gAATTTCTCAAGAAAGAATTCAGTCACGAGAACATATATTTCTGGGCAGCTTGTGAACGATATAAAGACACTGAAGGTGCGAGCAGTCGTAGACGATTGGCATGGCAAATATACCAACGTCATTTATCGACCTCTGCCTCGGAGCCTGTAAACGTGGACAGTCATGCCGCGGGTCAAATTACTCAGGATCTCTTGGATGAAGCTCCTGCCGCATTATTTTTACAG GCACAAAAGCAGGTCTTCAATTTAATGAAGTTTGATAGTTATCCAAGATTTTTGAGATCTGAACTCTATCGCACATGCATGGAGGCCGGAAGTAGCGTAGTTCGTACCCAAGATTGCGATCTCAGCTTAACAGGCTCGCCtcatataaaattaaaaaaaagtcattctGATGCAGAGGATCGAAGTAGAAAGTCAATTCTCCCTTGGAACAGAAAGAACAg AAACGAGACGATCTACAAAAGTTTCACAACCATAAAGAAGGAAGTGGAAGGGAACAATAACGACGACAACGTATCAATATCCAGCAGTAGATCTTCCTTGGCGTCTTGGGATATCGCGTTCAGGCTATCATTCAACAAAAAT TCAGTGTCATCTGAAGGACATTCGAATAACAAGAGGGAATCTCCCCATAAATGTACTGGACTGTGCCGGGTAATATTACCTGACGGGTCTACAACTGTAGTGCCAACTAGCCTACCAGAGAGTGTTAAAGATGTGGTTACTCGACTTCTCGATAAAAGAGCTCTATGTTATTCCAACTACGATGTTCTCATACTTAACACCGTTGAG AGAATAAATTTAAAGGATTCCTCATCGATATTAGCAGGTGAAGAAGTCCAAGTTGTTCCAACAAAAGTATTAAAATTGGATTTGCCGTCCCGTAGAATGATTACCGTTGTTGCGCGTAAAGGTCGAACTCTTAGAGAAGTACTTAGACCATTACTCAATAAATATGGTTTTAAATTGGAAACAGTAACTGTCTGGGCAGACAATCTTATTGTCGACATGGATGTTGCTGCAATTAATGCTCCAGCTAGGCTTACATTGACATCAACCAACCAAG AGTTCCATCAAGACATACCATCGTTGACATATACCGATGATATATCACATTCGCAACCAAAACTTGATGAAATAACTAATAAAGTTTTTAAAGAATTATTAGTCAGCAAAAGTACAAATAAATACCAATACGACGAAGGTTCATGCAAG TCTGAAGATCAGCGATCTGAAAGTTCTTCTATTTTgtccaacaaattttttctacgcGACTCCACAATtcatggaaagaaaaaa aGTAAATCAAAATCTAGCaatacaagtgaaaaaaataccttGACGGACGCTGCAGCTGATGTGTGTTCTCGACCCCATCCCCCCTTGATAGCTAAATGGCGAAACGGTGTAAAATTGCAGCTTCCTGGCAGATACGATGGAGAGG ATTTGTATGAAGGATTGAAACGTGCACAAAGATCACGGCTGGAAGATCAGAGAGGaactgaaattaattttgaactACCTGATTTTTTGAAG AACAAAGAAAACGGAAAACATCCCGGAAAGAAGCTTCGAAGAGTACGTGGTACCTCTGGCCATGTCGAGAGCAATACCAGGTTCTATGATTCAGGGGAGGATATGAAGGCTGCTACTGGtattaataatttcgaaaCGTGCAACTTTAATGGTAATGACGGGAATTCAAAATCGGCTTTCCACTATAATTTGGCACACGATGAAGGCAGCGAGTCAGCCAATCATGGTTTTGAGTCCATGAGTCCGCTTGAAGTCACCATGGTAGAAGTCGATCAAACTCTAACAGAAAATAATCTACAACCACAGTTTGATATTCAAGACAGCAGTAGTTTTAAGCCACAATTTGTAGCTGCTAGTCCTACTAAACTTTTGACGCCACCACCCCTTCCTCCAAAACCGAAAATTCTATCTAGCGGTATCAAAACTGTGCATATGGTAGCCAGGCCcttgcaaaaaattattcacgacAATTCGACAACTGTTAAATCATGCgagaataaaaacattttttga